Part of the Paenibacillus sp. FSL R7-0273 genome is shown below.
GATAAGATTCAGCATGAACCCATTTTCTTCGACATTTCCACTTCATGGCTGACGCCACATTGGAAGATTTAAAGGAGTGACAGTCTGTGGACAGCCATACTTCTGAATTATGGCAGCAAATTTTATCGATTATTCAAACTAAACTAAGCAAACCGAGCTTTGATACATGGTTTAAAGCGACGAAAGCCATTACTTTCAATTCGCAAGCCCTGATCATCTCGGCGCCTACAACCTTTGCCGTAGAATGGCTGGAAAGTCGTTATACCAAGCTGGTAGGAGCAACAGTTTATGAAGTAACCGGACAACAGGTAGACGTTAAGTTTGTCATTGAGGAGAATAAGCCTGCAGAGCCTGTAGTACAGCAGGCGGCACCTTCGCCGGTGGTATCGCGCGAGGAAGCGCAGACTCACCTGCTCAATCCGAAATATACGTTTGACACCTTCGTTATAGGCTCAGGTAACCGTTTTGCGCATGCTGCCTCACTGGCTGTGGCCGAAGCGCCTGCCAAAGCTTATAATCCCCTCTTTCTGTATGGCGGCGTAGGTCTGGGGAAGACGCATTTAATGCATGCCATCGGGCACTATGTGCTGGAGCATAACCCCAACAATAAGGTTATTTACATTTCATCCGAGAAATTCACGAATGAATTTATCAATTCAATCCGTGATAACCGCGGTGAAAGCTTCCGCAACAAGTACCGTAACGTTGATATCCTGCTGATTGATGATATTCAATTCCTGGCCGGCAAAGAATCTACGCAGGAGGAATTTTTCCATACGTTTAATGCCCTTCATGAAGAACGCAAGCAGATCATTATCTCCAGCGACCGTCCGCCCAAGGAAATCCCGACGCTGGAAGAGCGGCTGCGCTCCCGGTTTGAATGGGGACTGATTACCGATATCCAGCCGCCGGATCTGGAGACCCGGATTGCTATCCTGCGCAAAAAGGCCAAGGCGGAGAACCTTGACATTCCCAATGAGGCTATGATGTACATCGCCAACCAGATTGATACGAATATCCGTGAGCTGGAGGGCGCGCTGATCCGGGTTGTAGCGTATTCGTCCTTGACCAATCAGGATGTAACCACCCATCTGGCAGCGGAAGCGCTGAAGGATATTATTCCGTCCAGCCGTCCCAAAATGATTACCATCGGAGATATTCAGCAGAAGGTCGGGGAATACTACAACCTCCGCATGGAGGACTTCAAAGCGCGCAAACGCACTAAAGCCGTCGCTTTTCCGCGGCAAATCGCTATGTATCTGTCCCGTGAGCTGACGGATTATTCGCTGCCCAAGATCGGAGAAGCCTTCGGAGGGCGTGACCATACAACCGTTATCCATGCCCATGAGAAGATTACACAGTCATTAAAGGTCGATCAGGAGTTGTACAAAGTGGTAAATAATCTAGCAGAGAAAATTAAAAATCCTTCCTAAGAGGAACTCAGAGCCTATACACAATCTATACACATGTGGGTAGGCTTAATTTTATGCTGTTTTGGAGACTTATCCACATAAACGGAGCCCCTACTACTAATACTATTAAAGATCTATAATAATTAATCTTCTAAAAGCATCAAATGCAGAAGAAAAAATCACGAATTCAACCCCCCAATTTTCCAGCTAGGAGTGAAATCATGAAAATAAGCATTCTTAAAAATGAGCTCAATGAATCGATCGGACATGTATCCAAAGCGATCTCCAGCAGAACAACCATACCAATCCTGACCGGCATCAAATTTGAGGTCAGCCATCAGGGTGTGACACTCACTGCAAGTGATACAGATATTTCGATTCAATCCTTTATTCCGGCTGAAAACGACAGTCATACCGTTGTAAAGGTCGAGCAGCCGGGAAGCGTAGTGCTTCCGGCAAAGTTTTTTGTCGAAATTATTAAAAAGCTGCCCTCCAAAGAAATCCACATGGAAGTGAAGGAAGGCTTCCAGACCTATATCTCTTCCGGCTCCACCGAAATCCAGATCGTAGGCCTTGATCCTGAAGAATTCCCGGTTCTGCCGAGCATTGAAGAGAACGAAACCATCTCTTTGCCTGGTGACCTGCTCAAAAACATGATCAAGCAAACAGCCTTCTCCATCTCTACCCAGGAAACAACACCGATTCTGACAGGAATCCTGTGGAATCTGACTGATAACGAATTTAAATTTACAGCAACTGACCGCCACCGCCTGGCTACAAG
Proteins encoded:
- the dnaA gene encoding chromosomal replication initiator protein DnaA translates to MDSHTSELWQQILSIIQTKLSKPSFDTWFKATKAITFNSQALIISAPTTFAVEWLESRYTKLVGATVYEVTGQQVDVKFVIEENKPAEPVVQQAAPSPVVSREEAQTHLLNPKYTFDTFVIGSGNRFAHAASLAVAEAPAKAYNPLFLYGGVGLGKTHLMHAIGHYVLEHNPNNKVIYISSEKFTNEFINSIRDNRGESFRNKYRNVDILLIDDIQFLAGKESTQEEFFHTFNALHEERKQIIISSDRPPKEIPTLEERLRSRFEWGLITDIQPPDLETRIAILRKKAKAENLDIPNEAMMYIANQIDTNIRELEGALIRVVAYSSLTNQDVTTHLAAEALKDIIPSSRPKMITIGDIQQKVGEYYNLRMEDFKARKRTKAVAFPRQIAMYLSRELTDYSLPKIGEAFGGRDHTTVIHAHEKITQSLKVDQELYKVVNNLAEKIKNPS